A single window of Coleofasciculus sp. FACHB-1120 DNA harbors:
- a CDS encoding PRC-barrel domain-containing protein, giving the protein MNAQPQIIRQSELLNRLVLDRSTAEEVGRVDQLWLNPQSHQVIGFTCKSGFLGSLKQVFRWEQITTIGSDSLIVNNTPEVIEPETPIQKISLIGHEVWTDAGNKAGKIVDYLFNFKTGAVINYLFVSSGWRGVLNGVYLLPVEAISSTGSKRALVTDAIVQTPQQYAEGLNQKMSQAAELLREDYKKTQDDLEALKRSAQNIAEQVKDTTETMTSIAKEKLSEAKQQQDASQPNETIKTIDTTAQPLPSEPPELPGNTN; this is encoded by the coding sequence ATGAACGCACAACCACAGATTATTAGACAAAGTGAGTTACTCAATCGGCTGGTGCTAGATCGCAGTACAGCAGAAGAAGTTGGTCGGGTAGATCAATTGTGGTTAAATCCTCAATCGCACCAAGTTATAGGTTTTACCTGCAAGTCAGGATTTTTGGGTAGCCTGAAACAGGTGTTTAGGTGGGAGCAAATTACTACGATTGGCTCCGATAGTCTTATCGTCAACAATACTCCAGAAGTTATTGAACCCGAAACGCCAATTCAGAAAATTTCTTTAATTGGACATGAGGTGTGGACTGACGCTGGCAACAAAGCGGGCAAAATTGTAGACTATCTCTTCAATTTTAAAACCGGCGCTGTCATTAATTATTTATTTGTTTCTAGTGGTTGGCGCGGCGTTTTAAATGGTGTTTATTTGCTCCCGGTAGAAGCGATTTCTAGTACGGGTAGTAAACGAGCGCTGGTCACGGATGCCATTGTCCAAACTCCTCAACAGTACGCCGAGGGACTCAATCAAAAAATGAGTCAAGCGGCAGAGTTACTCAGAGAAGACTATAAGAAAACTCAGGATGATTTAGAAGCGCTAAAGCGCAGCGCTCAAAATATTGCTGAACAAGTCAAAGATACGACTGAAACAATGACTAGCATAGCTAAAGAAAAACTTTCTGAGGCGAAGCAGCAACAAGACGCGTCTCAACCAAATGAGACGATAAAAACGATTGATACGACGGCTCAGCCTTTACCGAGTGAGCCTCCAGAGCTACCTGGAAACACTAATTAA
- a CDS encoding ATP-binding protein, with translation MKEEIFNQQIEAAQQRLHELWQRTRESPSLPDPQETLTMEALQELSTALEELQVATEELQQRNEQLAIAHETVKAERQRYQELFEFAPDGYLVTNTLGIIQEANRTAAALLNRSQNSLIGKPMAIFVTKEDRKTFRDILTELNHFPQLHDWEVRLQPSKGQPPFPAALNVAAIRDRSSNLIGLRWLLRDITERHQQAEQTRKALEQEKELSNLKSRFIRAASHEFRTPLTIISMSAELLERYKHKLSDVQKDSHFQKIRIASKQMARLLNDILLLDKTEAGKLEINPIPLDLVEFSRELVEELQVSIGSQHAITFIHQGQCSNAYLDKKLLRQIIDHLLSNAIKYSPRGGKVHFELICQDRQAIFQIQDEGIGIPKEDQLRLFERFHRGRNVGTISGTGLGLTIVKECVDLHDGAIAIKSEVGSGTTFTVKLPLNQLNQK, from the coding sequence ATGAAAGAGGAAATCTTTAACCAACAGATTGAGGCGGCACAACAGCGTCTGCACGAGCTGTGGCAACGTACTAGGGAATCCCCATCCCTTCCAGATCCGCAGGAAACACTGACAATGGAGGCTTTGCAGGAACTCTCCACAGCTTTGGAAGAGTTGCAGGTGGCTACAGAGGAGTTGCAGCAACGCAACGAACAACTTGCGATCGCTCATGAGACTGTAAAAGCAGAACGCCAGCGCTACCAAGAGCTATTTGAGTTTGCCCCAGACGGGTACTTAGTGACGAATACCTTGGGAATCATTCAGGAGGCTAACCGTACGGCGGCGGCTTTGCTGAACCGATCCCAAAATTCTCTAATCGGCAAACCAATGGCGATTTTTGTGACGAAGGAAGATCGCAAAACCTTTCGGGATATATTGACCGAATTGAATCACTTCCCGCAGTTGCACGACTGGGAAGTGCGCTTACAACCCTCAAAAGGTCAGCCGCCGTTCCCAGCTGCACTGAACGTGGCGGCTATACGCGATCGCTCCAGCAACTTAATCGGTTTGCGCTGGCTATTGCGTGACATCACCGAACGCCACCAGCAGGCGGAACAAACCCGCAAAGCACTGGAACAAGAAAAAGAACTCAGCAATCTCAAATCTCGCTTCATCAGGGCTGCATCTCACGAATTCCGCACGCCGCTGACAATTATCTCCATGTCTGCTGAATTACTGGAACGCTACAAACACAAGTTGTCTGACGTGCAAAAGGACTCGCATTTCCAGAAAATAAGAATCGCTAGCAAACAAATGGCTCGGTTGTTAAACGACATCCTCCTTCTTGATAAAACAGAGGCTGGCAAGTTAGAGATTAATCCCATACCGCTGGATTTAGTAGAATTTAGCCGCGAGTTGGTGGAAGAATTGCAAGTTAGCATTGGCTCACAACACGCGATTACTTTTATTCATCAAGGCCAGTGTAGTAACGCCTACCTGGATAAAAAGCTGCTGCGACAAATTATTGATCATTTGCTTTCAAATGCAATTAAATATTCTCCCAGAGGTGGCAAAGTTCATTTTGAACTGATCTGTCAAGATCGTCAGGCAATCTTCCAAATTCAGGACGAGGGAATCGGAATCCCCAAAGAAGACCAACTACGCTTGTTTGAGCGATTCCATCGAGGAAGGAATGTTGGTACAATCTCTGGTACAGGGTTGGGATTAACAATCGTTAAAGAGTGTGTGGATTTACACGATGGAGCGATCGCTATCAAAAGTGAAGTTGGCAGTGGCACGACTTTTACCGTTAAGTTGCCGCTCAATCAACTGAATCAAAAATGA
- the bchB gene encoding ferredoxin:protochlorophyllide reductase (ATP-dependent) subunit B, with protein MKLAYWMYAGPAHIGTLRVSSSFKNVHAIMHAPIGDDYFNVMRSMLERDRNFTPVTISSVDRNVLARGSQEKVVDNITRKDVEEHPDLIVLTPTCTSSILQEDLENFVERASIETKSDVMLADVNHYRVNELQAADITLRQIVQLYIEKARKKGDLPEGKTEKPSVNILGISSLGFHNHHDCTELKRLMADLGIQVNEVIPEGASVHNLKNLPKAWFNLVPYREIGPMAAQYLEKEFGMPFVDITPMGVVETARCIRKIQEIINAQGADVNYEDYINEQTLHVSQAAWFSRSIDCQNLTGKKAVVFGDSTHAAAITKILSREMGIHVVWAGTYCKYDAEWFKEQVGEYCDEVIVTEDHGQIGDAIARVEPSAIFGTQMERHVGKRLNIPCGVIAAPIHVQNFPIGYKPFCGYEGTNQITDLIYNSFTLGMEDHLLEIFGGHDTKEVITKGISADSDLGWNKEAQAELNKVPGFVRGKVKRNTEKFARDRGFNVITLEVMYAAKEAVGA; from the coding sequence ATGAAATTGGCTTATTGGATGTATGCAGGCCCGGCGCACATTGGCACTCTGCGGGTCTCCAGTTCCTTTAAGAACGTCCATGCGATCATGCACGCGCCAATTGGCGATGACTACTTTAACGTCATGCGCTCGATGCTAGAGCGCGATCGCAACTTCACCCCAGTTACCATCAGTTCCGTTGACCGGAACGTTTTGGCGCGTGGTTCCCAAGAAAAGGTGGTGGACAATATTACCCGCAAAGACGTTGAGGAACACCCAGACCTGATTGTTTTAACTCCTACCTGTACCAGCAGCATTCTCCAAGAAGACTTGGAAAACTTTGTAGAACGAGCTTCCATAGAAACCAAGTCGGACGTGATGCTGGCGGACGTGAACCACTACCGCGTCAATGAACTGCAAGCCGCCGACATCACCCTGCGGCAAATTGTCCAGCTTTACATCGAGAAAGCCCGGAAAAAAGGCGATTTACCCGAAGGCAAAACAGAAAAGCCCTCGGTTAACATCCTGGGAATTTCCAGCCTCGGATTTCACAATCACCACGACTGCACCGAGTTGAAGCGGTTGATGGCTGACTTGGGGATTCAGGTCAACGAAGTAATTCCAGAAGGTGCATCGGTTCACAACCTCAAGAATTTGCCGAAGGCTTGGTTTAACCTGGTTCCTTACCGCGAAATCGGGCCAATGGCGGCTCAGTACCTGGAGAAAGAATTTGGGATGCCTTTTGTAGATATCACGCCGATGGGTGTGGTGGAAACTGCGCGTTGCATCCGCAAAATTCAGGAAATAATTAATGCTCAAGGCGCAGATGTTAACTACGAAGACTACATCAACGAGCAGACTTTGCACGTTTCTCAAGCCGCTTGGTTCTCCCGTTCTATTGACTGCCAAAACTTGACAGGAAAGAAAGCTGTGGTGTTTGGCGACAGCACCCACGCCGCCGCCATCACGAAAATTCTGTCCAGAGAAATGGGAATTCACGTTGTTTGGGCGGGAACATACTGCAAGTACGATGCTGAGTGGTTCAAGGAGCAGGTGGGCGAATACTGTGATGAAGTGATCGTCACCGAAGATCACGGTCAAATTGGGGATGCGATCGCTCGTGTGGAACCCTCTGCCATCTTCGGCACCCAAATGGAACGTCACGTCGGTAAGCGTCTAAATATTCCCTGCGGCGTCATCGCAGCACCAATTCACGTTCAGAATTTCCCCATCGGTTACAAGCCATTCTGCGGGTACGAAGGTACGAACCAAATTACGGATTTGATCTACAATTCCTTCACTTTGGGAATGGAAGATCACCTCCTAGAAATCTTCGGCGGACACGATACCAAAGAAGTGATTACCAAGGGGATTTCGGCTGATTCTGACCTCGGTTGGAACAAGGAAGCACAAGCAGAACTGAACAAAGTTCCTGGTTTCGTGCGCGGCAAAGTGAAGCGCAACACCGAGAAATTTGCACGCGATCGCGGCTTCAACGTCATCACTTTAGAAGTGATGTATGCAGCTAAAGAAGCAGTCGGCGCATAA
- the rph gene encoding ribonuclease PH, giving the protein MSWLRPDGRQFYQLRPVRFERMFTRFAAGSVLTSCGDTHVLCSVTIQKGVPKFLEGTGKGWLTAEYRMLPGATPQRQAREFMKLSGRTQEIQRLIGRSLRASLDFEALGERTITVDADVLQADAGTRTTSITGGFVALADAIEKLIQQGELERSPIRHQIAAVSVGLLQGEPVLDLNYVEDVAAEVDFNVVMDDQLNIIEVQGTAEEGTFNRTQLNQILDLAQKGIQELLDAQRQAMGSSTH; this is encoded by the coding sequence ATGTCTTGGTTGCGTCCTGATGGTCGGCAATTTTACCAACTGCGTCCGGTTCGGTTTGAACGAATGTTCACCCGATTTGCTGCGGGTTCGGTTCTAACGAGCTGCGGCGACACTCATGTTCTCTGTAGTGTGACGATTCAAAAAGGTGTCCCCAAGTTTTTAGAAGGCACCGGCAAAGGGTGGCTAACGGCTGAATATCGGATGCTACCGGGTGCGACACCCCAACGCCAAGCACGGGAATTTATGAAGCTGTCTGGACGCACTCAAGAGATTCAGCGATTGATTGGGCGCAGCTTGCGGGCGTCGCTGGATTTCGAGGCACTGGGAGAACGCACGATAACGGTAGATGCCGATGTTTTACAAGCGGATGCCGGAACCCGCACAACATCGATTACCGGAGGGTTTGTGGCACTTGCAGACGCGATAGAAAAGCTGATACAGCAGGGAGAGTTAGAGCGATCTCCGATTCGCCATCAAATTGCCGCAGTTTCGGTAGGACTGTTGCAGGGAGAGCCAGTTTTAGATTTGAACTACGTTGAGGATGTCGCGGCTGAGGTGGATTTCAACGTGGTGATGGACGACCAACTTAACATCATCGAAGTTCAAGGAACGGCTGAGGAAGGCACCTTTAATCGGACTCAACTTAATCAAATATTGGATTTAGCTCAAAAGGGTATTCAAGAATTGCTAGATGCACAGCGCCAAGCAATGGGTTCCTCGACTCATTAA
- the rsmH gene encoding 16S rRNA (cytosine(1402)-N(4))-methyltransferase RsmH, with protein MDEIDKSLTNQTETPAFFHLSVLSRELIAGLEILPGGHYLDATVGGGGHSRLILEAAPDVRVTAIDQDEQAIAAAKTQLHDSGERIQFWHGNFTKYQPNGLTFDGIIADLGVSSAQFDVPERGFSFRHQADLDMRMNQQQSLTAAEVINYWKEAELADIFFKYGEERLSRRIARAIVEKRPFQTTTELAEAIAYSVPRQYRYGRIHPATRVFQALRIVVNDELKSLETFLNQAPNWLKPGGRIGIISFHSLEDRLVKHGFRESPILQVLTKKPITPQDDELENNPRSRSAKLRIAERK; from the coding sequence ATGGATGAAATTGACAAGAGTTTGACGAATCAGACAGAGACACCGGCATTTTTTCATCTGTCGGTGCTGAGTCGGGAGTTAATTGCCGGGTTGGAAATCCTTCCGGGGGGACATTACCTGGACGCAACGGTGGGGGGTGGCGGACACAGTCGGTTAATTCTGGAAGCAGCACCGGATGTTCGGGTGACGGCGATTGACCAGGATGAACAAGCGATCGCTGCGGCTAAAACCCAATTGCACGATTCTGGAGAACGCATCCAATTTTGGCATGGCAATTTCACAAAATATCAACCGAATGGTCTAACATTTGACGGAATTATTGCAGATTTAGGCGTGAGTTCTGCTCAGTTCGATGTTCCAGAGCGAGGCTTTAGTTTTCGCCACCAAGCTGACTTAGATATGCGAATGAATCAGCAGCAATCGCTGACCGCCGCAGAAGTCATTAATTACTGGAAAGAAGCGGAACTGGCGGATATTTTCTTTAAATATGGGGAAGAGAGACTGTCACGGCGGATTGCTAGGGCGATTGTAGAAAAGCGTCCATTTCAGACAACAACCGAGTTAGCAGAGGCGATCGCGTATAGCGTTCCCCGTCAGTACCGCTACGGCAGAATTCACCCTGCCACACGGGTATTTCAAGCGCTACGAATTGTCGTCAACGATGAGTTAAAGTCTCTAGAAACCTTCCTGAATCAAGCACCCAACTGGCTCAAACCAGGCGGTAGGATTGGCATCATCAGTTTTCACAGTTTAGAAGATCGCTTGGTAAAGCATGGTTTCCGGGAATCGCCGATATTGCAGGTGTTAACCAAAAAACCGATTACACCGCAAGACGATGAACTGGAAAATAATCCTCGCTCTCGCTCCGCTAAACTGCGAATAGCAGAACGAAAATGA
- a CDS encoding DJ-1/PfpI family protein produces MTDSQKQIIGLVIYPGMTALDIVGPQQVFSALPNVQIHRIWKTLDPIETDDGMMILPDTTFDDCPPLDVICVGGGLKQMAIIDDSEILGFLRQQGSTAKFITSVCGGSMFLAKAGLLQGYRAATHWMMREHLAALGVEVGAERVVIDRNRMTGGGVTAGIDFGLVVAKALCGEEAAKIAQLLMEYNPAPPFDAGSPEKAGPDLVNKATSYAMGTLGLQVE; encoded by the coding sequence ATGACGGACTCACAAAAGCAGATTATTGGTTTGGTTATCTATCCTGGCATGACCGCGCTGGATATTGTGGGACCCCAGCAAGTTTTTAGTGCGCTTCCCAATGTCCAGATTCATCGAATCTGGAAAACGCTAGACCCGATCGAAACCGATGACGGCATGATGATTTTGCCGGATACCACCTTTGACGATTGCCCGCCCTTGGACGTGATCTGTGTTGGCGGCGGCTTAAAACAGATGGCAATCATCGACGATTCAGAGATCCTTGGATTTCTGCGTCAGCAAGGAAGCACCGCAAAGTTTATTACCTCTGTGTGCGGCGGGTCTATGTTTTTGGCAAAGGCAGGACTGCTGCAAGGCTATCGAGCTGCGACTCACTGGATGATGCGGGAACACCTAGCCGCATTGGGGGTTGAAGTCGGAGCAGAGCGAGTCGTCATTGACCGCAATCGCATGACGGGGGGAGGTGTGACAGCAGGCATTGATTTTGGTCTCGTGGTTGCTAAAGCGCTTTGTGGTGAGGAAGCCGCCAAGATCGCTCAACTCTTGATGGAGTACAATCCAGCCCCACCCTTCGATGCCGGTTCACCCGAAAAAGCGGGGCCTGATTTAGTGAACAAGGCAACGTCATACGCGATGGGGACATTGGGTTTACAAGTAGAATAG
- a CDS encoding LuxR C-terminal-related transcriptional regulator, giving the protein MISLQLLFEAISQVKEEQDLRSQLVPKIGEYFAAKRSGIFFFDQLLGDRKFQKMLNVALSIEHNPVARYIAERHTPVHEGLVTSPKAWAIICPRPDHWHVMAGPIIDRGQLIGSVGCTREKSMPAFDAQDIADLSAICLHLSVWIARLRFASSTIEDPILEPQHQPLNTHRLTSRELEIANLVALGRTNTEIGTELWITENSVKQALKRMFRKLEVSSRTEMVAQLFATQHHFPSAKPSPSNLALNAHQ; this is encoded by the coding sequence ATGATTTCCTTACAGCTTTTATTTGAAGCTATCAGTCAGGTAAAAGAGGAACAAGACCTGCGATCGCAACTCGTGCCAAAAATTGGTGAGTACTTTGCCGCCAAGCGATCGGGAATTTTTTTCTTCGACCAGCTTTTGGGCGACCGCAAGTTTCAAAAAATGCTGAACGTTGCCTTATCTATTGAACATAATCCTGTGGCGCGTTACATAGCAGAGCGCCATACGCCTGTCCATGAAGGATTAGTGACATCCCCAAAAGCCTGGGCAATCATTTGTCCTCGTCCCGATCATTGGCACGTGATGGCAGGACCCATTATCGATCGAGGTCAATTAATCGGCTCAGTGGGTTGCACCCGTGAAAAATCAATGCCTGCCTTTGATGCCCAAGATATCGCTGATTTGAGTGCCATTTGTTTACACCTATCGGTTTGGATCGCACGCTTGCGATTCGCGTCAAGCACAATTGAAGACCCGATTTTGGAACCTCAGCACCAACCGTTAAACACCCATCGCTTAACGTCTCGTGAGTTGGAAATTGCCAACTTGGTCGCGCTGGGTCGAACCAACACAGAAATCGGGACTGAACTTTGGATTACCGAGAATTCTGTCAAGCAGGCGTTGAAGCGAATGTTCCGTAAGCTTGAGGTTTCATCGCGTACAGAAATGGTTGCACAGCTTTTTGCGACACAACACCATTTTCCAAGTGCAAAGCCATCTCCATCCAACTTGGCGCTCAACGCTCACCAGTAA
- a CDS encoding NAD(P)H-quinone oxidoreductase subunit H: MAKIETRTEPMVLNMGPHHPSMHGVLRLIVTLDGEDVVDCEPVIGYLHRGMEKIAENRTNIMYVPYVSRWDYAAGMFNEAVTVNAPEKLAGISVPKRASYIRVIMLELNRIANHLLWLGPFLADTGAQTPFFYIFREREMIYDLWEAATGYRMVNNNYFRIGGVAVDLPYGWVDKCLDFCDYFLPKVDEYERLITDNPIFRRRVEGVGTISREEAINWGLSGPMLRGSGVKWDLRKVDHYECYDDFDWQVHTETGGDCFARYLVRIREMRESVKIIYQAIKALPGGPYENLEAKRMAEGPKSEWNGFDYQYIGKKIAPTFKIPKGEHYVRVESGKGELGIYIIGDDNVFPWRWKIRAADFNNLQILPGLLKGVKLADIVVILGSIDIIMGSVDR, encoded by the coding sequence ATGGCAAAGATAGAAACTAGAACAGAACCGATGGTGCTGAACATGGGTCCGCACCATCCCTCTATGCACGGAGTGCTACGACTCATCGTTACCCTGGATGGGGAGGATGTCGTGGATTGCGAACCCGTGATCGGCTACCTGCATCGCGGCATGGAAAAAATTGCCGAAAACCGCACCAACATCATGTACGTCCCCTACGTCAGCCGATGGGACTATGCAGCGGGAATGTTTAACGAGGCTGTCACCGTTAATGCGCCGGAAAAACTAGCCGGTATCTCAGTTCCCAAACGCGCCAGCTACATCCGCGTCATCATGCTGGAATTGAACCGCATCGCCAATCACCTGCTGTGGTTGGGACCATTTTTGGCTGATACGGGCGCTCAGACTCCCTTCTTTTATATCTTCCGCGAACGGGAGATGATTTATGACCTGTGGGAAGCCGCCACTGGTTATCGGATGGTCAATAACAACTACTTCCGTATTGGGGGAGTTGCCGTTGATTTGCCCTACGGGTGGGTTGATAAGTGCTTGGACTTTTGCGACTATTTCCTGCCAAAAGTTGACGAATACGAGCGCTTAATCACTGACAACCCCATCTTCCGCCGTCGCGTGGAAGGCGTGGGCACCATCAGCCGCGAAGAAGCGATCAACTGGGGACTTTCTGGCCCCATGTTGCGGGGTTCTGGCGTCAAGTGGGACTTGCGGAAAGTTGACCACTACGAATGCTATGACGACTTCGACTGGCAAGTGCATACGGAAACTGGCGGCGATTGTTTTGCCCGCTACTTGGTGCGGATTCGGGAGATGCGCGAATCTGTCAAGATTATTTACCAAGCTATCAAAGCACTTCCCGGCGGTCCTTACGAGAACTTGGAAGCCAAGCGTATGGCAGAAGGGCCAAAATCCGAATGGAATGGCTTTGACTACCAGTACATTGGTAAGAAAATCGCTCCCACTTTTAAAATTCCTAAGGGCGAACATTACGTCCGAGTCGAGAGTGGGAAAGGTGAGCTAGGAATCTATATTATTGGCGATGATAATGTCTTCCCTTGGCGTTGGAAGATTCGTGCAGCCGATTTCAACAACCTGCAAATCCTCCCTGGTCTTCTCAAGGGTGTAAAACTCGCTGATATTGTGGTGATTTTGGGTAGCATTGATATCATCATGGGTTCTGTAGACCGCTAA
- the cynS gene encoding cyanase, which yields MAIPEITQILLTAKKEKGLSFADLEKAVGRDEVWIAAVMYRQASASEEEASKLLFALELDPSYAKELTECPLKGLGPVVPTDPLIYRFYEIMQVYGMPLKSVIHDKFGDGIMSAIDFTLDVEKEEDPKGDRVKIIMSGKFLSYKKW from the coding sequence ATGGCTATTCCTGAAATTACTCAAATACTTTTGACTGCTAAAAAAGAGAAAGGGTTAAGTTTTGCTGATTTAGAAAAGGCTGTTGGACGCGACGAAGTCTGGATTGCGGCAGTGATGTATCGTCAAGCAAGTGCTTCTGAAGAAGAGGCAAGTAAGCTTCTCTTCGCATTAGAGCTTGACCCAAGTTATGCTAAAGAACTAACAGAATGCCCGCTGAAAGGATTGGGACCAGTTGTTCCTACTGACCCTCTGATTTATCGCTTTTATGAAATCATGCAAGTGTATGGAATGCCGCTAAAAAGCGTCATTCACGACAAGTTTGGTGACGGGATTATGAGCGCGATTGACTTTACTTTGGATGTGGAGAAAGAAGAAGATCCCAAAGGCGATCGCGTAAAAATTATTATGTCGGGCAAGTTCCTCTCCTACAAAAAGTGGTAA
- a CDS encoding PCP reductase family protein — protein sequence MANQPNAVEWTPEAEAKLKEIPFFVRPAARKKIEKFAQEAGQKIITVEVYQQAKQQFGQ from the coding sequence GTGGCGAATCAACCCAATGCCGTAGAGTGGACACCCGAAGCTGAAGCCAAATTGAAAGAAATTCCCTTTTTTGTCCGTCCCGCCGCCAGGAAAAAAATCGAAAAATTTGCACAAGAAGCGGGGCAAAAAATAATAACAGTGGAAGTTTATCAGCAAGCTAAACAACAGTTTGGGCAGTAG
- a CDS encoding HNH endonuclease, whose product MSRPYISQELRRMVANCADFLCEYCLISELDRSSRYQVEHIISLKHGGSTTADNLAYACVFCNLNKGTDLGSIVWRTGELVRFLNPRRDFWGEHFRLDDNVIKSLTDIGEVTARILDFNNDERILERQELIAVSRYPSASALRRMTNQ is encoded by the coding sequence GTGTCTCGTCCTTACATTAGTCAAGAACTCCGGCGTATGGTTGCCAACTGTGCGGATTTCCTCTGCGAGTATTGCCTAATTTCAGAATTAGACAGGTCTTCGCGCTACCAAGTTGAGCATATCATTAGCTTGAAACACGGCGGCTCAACAACAGCAGATAATCTTGCCTATGCTTGTGTTTTCTGTAATCTCAATAAAGGAACCGATTTAGGTTCTATTGTTTGGCGAACTGGGGAACTTGTGCGTTTTTTAAACCCACGTAGAGACTTTTGGGGGGAGCATTTTCGACTAGATGACAATGTGATTAAATCGTTAACAGATATTGGCGAAGTAACTGCACGAATTCTAGATTTTAACAACGATGAGCGCATTCTAGAGCGACAAGAATTAATAGCAGTTAGCAGATATCCATCTGCCTCTGCCCTACGACGGATGACGAATCAATAG